Part of the Bacillota bacterium genome is shown below.
CCGCTCGCTGAGGATGATCATCTCCCCGGGGCCGACCTCGCGAACGAACTCGCCCCCGATGGTATCGAAGGCACAGCTCTCCGAGGCCAAGACCCAGGCCTCACCGAGCTTGCCGAGGGCCAGCGGCCGAATGCCGTTGGGGTCGCGGACCCCGATGATCCGGTCCTCGGTCAGAAAGAGCAGGGCGTATCCCCCCCGAACCAGCGAGAGGCTGGCGGCGATGGCCGACTCCAGGCCATTGGAGCCGAGCCGGGCGACCAGGTGGGCGATGACCTCCGTATCCACCGAGGTCTGGAAGATCGAGCCCTGGTCCTCCAGCTGGCGGCGGAGGCGCCCGGCGTTGACCAGGTTGCCGTTGTGGGCCAGGGCCAGCATCCCCCGGCGGTAGCGGACCAGGAGCGGTTGGGCGTTACCGATCAGGCTCGAGCCGGTGGTCGAGTAGCGGACGTGGCCGATGGCCAGGTGACCCGAGAGTTGGTCGATATCGATGTCGTCGAAGACCTCGGAGACCAGACCCATGCCCTTGTGGACGTGGACCCGCCCGCCGTCGGCCGAGACGATCCCGGCCGATTCCTGGCCGCGGTGCTGCAGGGCATAGAGACCGTAGTAAGTGAGCCGCGAGGCCTGGGGGTGGCCATAGATGCCAAAGACGCCGCAGGCGTCGTGGACCTTGTCGTCAAGGCCCGTGATCACTTCATCAGGCATGGAATCGCCTCCCGCCAAAGCTTCTCGAGGACCGCCACCGGGCGGTCCAGGACGGCGCGGCCGTCGAGCCGGATGGTCAGCCGGTCTCCGCCGACCCGCCCGATGACCGCGAAGGGCACGCCGGCCTCGGCGGCAATGTCCCCGAGCCGCCGGGCGTCGCCCGGGTCGAGGCTCAACACGAGGCGCGACTGCTCCTCACCAAAGAGAAGGGAGTCGCGGGTGCTTCCGGGCGCCGTCAGCGGGTCGAGGTCGACCTCGGCCCCGTTGGCGGGCCGCGGGCCGGACCCGCCGAAACAGGCTTCAGCCAGGGCCACCGCCAGCCCGCCGTCGCCGACGTCGTGGGCCGACCTGACCAGTCCCCCCCGGATGGCTTTCAGACAGGCCTGCTCGACCCGGTGTTCGAGGGCGAGGTCGAGGGCCGGCGGGCGGCCGCCGATGAGGCCGTGGATGGTCTTGAGATACTGGCTCCCGCCCAGACCGGCCGCCTGGTCCCCGCCCTTGGGCCCGAGGACGGCGATGAGGTCGCCGGGACGCTTGAACCACTGGGTGGTCTGGTCCCGCTCGACATCCTCGAGGACCCCGAGCATGCCGACGACCGGCGTCGGGTGGATGTTCTCACCGAGGGTCTCGTTGTAGAAGCTGACGTTCCCGCCGGTGACCGGGGTCCCCAGGGCCAGGCAGGCTTCCGCCATTCCCTCGACGGCCCGCCGGAACTGCCACATCACCTCGGGCCGTTCCGGGTTGCCGAAGTTGAGGCAGTTGGTGATGGCCACCGGTTCGGCCCCGGAACAGACGACGTTGCGGGCCGCTTCGGCTACGGCGATGGCCGCCCCGGCCCGCGGGTCGAGGAAGGCGTACCGGCCGTTGCCGTCGGTCTTCAGGGCCAGGCCCCGACGACTGCCCTTGAGCCTGAGGACGGCGGCGTCCGAGCCGGGACGGACGATCGTGTTGGTCAGGATGAAATGGTCGTATTGCTCGTAGACCCAGGCCTTGTCGGCGATGTCCGGCGAGGCCAGGAGGCGTTCGAGGACCCGGGCGGCATCGTCCGGCTCGGGCAGGGCCCGAAGGTCGAGCGACTGAACCTCGGCCAGGTACCTCGGCTCGGCCTCGGGCCGCTCGTAAATCGGCGCCTCGGAAGCCAGGGCGTCGGCCGGGATGTCGGCGACGACCAGGCCCTTATCGATGACCCGCAGCCGTCCGTCGGTGGTCACCCGGCCGATCACCGCCGCGTCCAGGTCGTACTTGGCGAAGACCCGTCGGACCTGGTCCTCGCGCCCGGACCTGGTCACTAGGAGCATCCGCTCCTGCGACTCGGAGAGCATGACCTCATAGGGGGTCATCCCGGTCTCGCGCCGGGGGACCCGGTCGAGGTCGATCTCGATGCCGTGCTTTCCGCGGCTGGCCATCTCGCTGGCCGCCGAGGTCAGGCCGGCCGCCCCGAGGTCGTTGAGCCCGGCGACGGCCCCCGTCCCGGCCAACTCGAGGCAGGCTTCGAGGAGCAGTTTCTCGAGGAACGGATCGCCCACCTGGACGGCCGGCCGGCGCTCCTCGGCCCTCTCATCGAACTCCTTCGAGGCCAGGAGGCTGGCCCCGTGGATGCCGTCGCGGCCGGTCTTCGAGCCGACCAGGATGACCGGGTTGCCGGCGCCTTCGGCCCGGCCGTAGAACAGTCGCTCCCGGTCGACCAGCCCGACGCACATGGCGTTGATCAAGGGGTTGCCCCGGTAGCACGGGTCGAAGTAGACCTCGCCGCCCACCGTCGGGCAGCCGAAGCAATTGCCGTAACCGCCGATGCCGCCGACCACGCCCCCGAAGAGCCAGCGGTTCTTGGGGTCGTCGAGCTCGCCGAAGCGGAGCGAGTCGAGGATGGCGATGGGTCGGGCGCCCATGGCGAAGATGTCCCGCAGGATACCCCCCACCCCGGTGGCCGCTCCCTGGTAGGGCTCGATGAAGGAGGGATGGTTGTGGCTCTCGATCTTGAAAGCCACGGCCAAACCGTCGCCGATATCGACGACCCCGGCGTTCTCCCCCGGCCCCTGGAGGACCCTCGGCCCCTTGGTGGGCAGTCTCTTCAAGGTCGACCGGGACGTCTTGTAGCTGCAGTGCTCGGACCACATCAGACCGAACATGCCCAATTCCACGTGGGTCGGCTCACGGTCGAGGATACCCACGATTCGGTCGTACTCACCGGCGGTCAGCCCGACCTCTTCCCAGGGGGCGGCGTCGCGGTCACGCTCATCGGCCAACGGCCACGCCCCCCTTCACCCAGGATTCGACGACCGACCCGAAGATCAGCCGTCCGTCCTCCATCCCCAGGAGTCGTTCGGCGGCGATCTCCGGATGGGGCATCATCCCGAGGACGTTGCCCTCGCGGTTGACGATCCCGGCGATGTTGCCCAGCGAGCCGTTGGGGTTGGCGGCGGCACTCACGGTCCCGTCGGGTTCGGCGTAGCGGAAGACCACCCGTCCCTCGCCCTCCAGTTCCTCGAGGGTCGCCTGGTCGGCGTAGTAGTTGCCCTCTCCGTGCTTGATCGGGACCCGCAGGACCTGACCGGGCGCGCAGCGATTGGTGAAGGCCGTCCCGGCGTTCTCGACCCGCAGGAAGACGTCGTGGCACTGGAACTTCAGGCCTTCGTTGCGACGCATCGCCCCGGGCAGGAGGCCGGCCTCGAGGAGGATCTGGAAGCCGTTGCAGATGCCAAGCACCGGACGGCCCGAGGCGGCGAACTCCTCGACCGCCCCCATTATCGGTGAGAACCGGGCGATGGCCCCGGTCCTCAGGTAGTCACCGTAAGAGAAGCCCCCCGGCAGGACGACCGCGTCATAGCCGGACAGGCTCCGCTCCTTGTGCCAGACATAGTCCACCGGCAGGTCTAGGACGTCGGCGATGACGTGGCGGCAATCGATCTCGCAATTGGTCCCGGGGAAGACCACCACCGCCCAGCTCATCCGGGCCATCAGGCGTCACCCTCCGGGAAGTTCCAAACCCCGGTCCCGGCCCGGCTCCCGGCGGCCGCCGCCTCGCCTTGGGGGGCGAGGTCAAACTGGTACTGTTCGATGACCGGGTTGGCCAACAGCCTCCGGCACATCTCCTCGACCCTGGCCGCGGCGGTCTCGCGATCCGGGGCGTCGATGGTCAGGACCATGAACTTGCCGACCCTGACGTCTCGAACCTCGCCATAGCTCATCACCTTGAGGGCGTTCTCAATGGCCCGGCCCTGCGGGTCAAGGACGCCCTTCTTCAATGTCACGTAGATCCTGGCCTGCCACATGAAACCCGTCCCCCAATCGTCTACCTCGCCGACGAGGTGATCCTCCGCATGACCTCCTGATAGGCCTCCTCGACCCCGCCGAGGTCGCGGCGGAAGCGGTCTTTGTCCAGCTTCTCTTTGGTTGTGCGATCCCAGAAACGGCAAGTGTCCGGGGAGATCTCGTCGCCCAGGAGCAGCGTTCCGTGGTGCAGCCCGAACTCGAGCTTGAAGTCGATGAGGATGATCTCCCGAGGGGTCAGAAACTCGCCCAAGAGCCGGTTGACCTCGAGGGCCTGCCGTTCGATCTCCCTGACCTGGGCCAGCTCGGCCAGCCCGACAGCCCGGATGTGATCCTCGTTGATCAGCGGGTCGCCCAGGGCGTCGCTCTTGTAGTAAAGCTCGAGGACGGTCGAGTTGAGGGGGGTGCCCTCCTCGAGACCGAGCCGCTTGGCCAGGCTCCCGGCGGCGACGTTGCGGACAACGACCTCGATGGGCAGGATCCGCAGCCGCTTGACCAGCATCTCCCGCTCGCTGAGGGTCCGTACGTAATGGGTCGGCAGCCCGCGCCCCTCGAGATACTCGAAGAAGGTGGCCGACATCCGGTTGTTGTAGATGCCCTTGTTCTGGATGGTCCCCTTCTTTTTTCCGTCGAAGGCGGTGGCCGAGTCCTTATAGTCGATGATCAGCCGGTCCGGATCAGAGGTCTCGTAGACGATCTTGGCTTTTCCCTCGTATAACCTGGCTCCCTTGTCCAACTGCCCTGCCTCCTATAGTCCCACCCGGCCGAAAATGAGGTTGAGGTGCCTGAGGTGGTCGGCGTGGTCAAAACAGGCGGCGATCTCATCGCCCGAGAGGTGGCGGCGGACGGTCTCATCGGCCGAGACCCGCTCCTTGAAGGTCGCCCCACCCGCCCAGGCCTCCATGGCCATCCCCTGGACAAGGGCGTAGGCCTCCTCGCGCCTGAGCCCTTTTTGGATCAGGGCCAGGAGGACCTGCTGCGAGAAGACCAGGCCACCGGTGAGTTCCAGGTTGCGGGCCATCCGTTCCGGATAGACCGTCAACCGATCGAGGAGGCCCGTGAACCGCTCGAGAAGGTAATCGAGAAGGATGGTCGCGTCCGGCAGGATGACCCGCTCGACCGACGAGTTGGAGATGTCCCGCTCGTTCCACAGGACCTCGTTCTCCATCGCCGGAACGGCGTAACCGCGCATCACCCGGGCCAGGCCACTGATCTGCTCGAGGCCGACCGGATTGCGCTTGTGGGGCATCGCCGACG
Proteins encoded:
- the purL gene encoding phosphoribosylformylglycinamidine synthase subunit PurL; the encoded protein is MADERDRDAAPWEEVGLTAGEYDRIVGILDREPTHVELGMFGLMWSEHCSYKTSRSTLKRLPTKGPRVLQGPGENAGVVDIGDGLAVAFKIESHNHPSFIEPYQGAATGVGGILRDIFAMGARPIAILDSLRFGELDDPKNRWLFGGVVGGIGGYGNCFGCPTVGGEVYFDPCYRGNPLINAMCVGLVDRERLFYGRAEGAGNPVILVGSKTGRDGIHGASLLASKEFDERAEERRPAVQVGDPFLEKLLLEACLELAGTGAVAGLNDLGAAGLTSAASEMASRGKHGIEIDLDRVPRRETGMTPYEVMLSESQERMLLVTRSGREDQVRRVFAKYDLDAAVIGRVTTDGRLRVIDKGLVVADIPADALASEAPIYERPEAEPRYLAEVQSLDLRALPEPDDAARVLERLLASPDIADKAWVYEQYDHFILTNTIVRPGSDAAVLRLKGSRRGLALKTDGNGRYAFLDPRAGAAIAVAEAARNVVCSGAEPVAITNCLNFGNPERPEVMWQFRRAVEGMAEACLALGTPVTGGNVSFYNETLGENIHPTPVVGMLGVLEDVERDQTTQWFKRPGDLIAVLGPKGGDQAAGLGGSQYLKTIHGLIGGRPPALDLALEHRVEQACLKAIRGGLVRSAHDVGDGGLAVALAEACFGGSGPRPANGAEVDLDPLTAPGSTRDSLLFGEEQSRLVLSLDPGDARRLGDIAAEAGVPFAVIGRVGGDRLTIRLDGRAVLDRPVAVLEKLWREAIPCLMK
- the purQ gene encoding phosphoribosylformylglycinamidine synthase subunit PurQ; this encodes MSWAVVVFPGTNCEIDCRHVIADVLDLPVDYVWHKERSLSGYDAVVLPGGFSYGDYLRTGAIARFSPIMGAVEEFAASGRPVLGICNGFQILLEAGLLPGAMRRNEGLKFQCHDVFLRVENAGTAFTNRCAPGQVLRVPIKHGEGNYYADQATLEELEGEGRVVFRYAEPDGTVSAAANPNGSLGNIAGIVNREGNVLGMMPHPEIAAERLLGMEDGRLIFGSVVESWVKGGVAVGR
- the purS gene encoding phosphoribosylformylglycinamidine synthase subunit PurS, with translation MWQARIYVTLKKGVLDPQGRAIENALKVMSYGEVRDVRVGKFMVLTIDAPDRETAAARVEEMCRRLLANPVIEQYQFDLAPQGEAAAAGSRAGTGVWNFPEGDA
- the purC gene encoding phosphoribosylaminoimidazolesuccinocarboxamide synthase — protein: MDKGARLYEGKAKIVYETSDPDRLIIDYKDSATAFDGKKKGTIQNKGIYNNRMSATFFEYLEGRGLPTHYVRTLSEREMLVKRLRILPIEVVVRNVAAGSLAKRLGLEEGTPLNSTVLELYYKSDALGDPLINEDHIRAVGLAELAQVREIERQALEVNRLLGEFLTPREIILIDFKLEFGLHHGTLLLGDEISPDTCRFWDRTTKEKLDKDRFRRDLGGVEEAYQEVMRRITSSAR